CGTATCGCAAAAGACCTACTAGGCGATGAGAGCAAGGTAAAATTTGAGCTAGTCGAGGCTGCTGGTAGAGTTGAAGTTTTAGTAGCTGATAAAGTAGATATCACGCTTGCAAATTTTACAAAAACACCTGAGCGTGCACAAGTTGTTGATTTTGCGCTTCCATACATGAAGGTTTCACTTGGCATCGTAAGCCCTGAAGGTGCAGTGATAAAAAGCATCGATGAGCTAAAAGACAAAACCCTAATCGTAAATAAGGGCACAACCGCTGACGCGTTTTTTACAAAAAATTATCCTGACATTAAGCTTGCAAAATACGACCAAAATACTGAAACATTTGCAGCTTTGGTTGATAAAAGAGGTGCCGCACTAGCGCATGATAACGCCCTACTTTTTGCCTGGGCGAAAGAGACTCCTGGCTTTGTTGTAGGCGTTGAAGCACTTGGTGATGTGGATGTGATAGCACCAGCTGTTAAAAAAGGTAACAAAGTTTTACTTGACTGGCTAAACAATGAGATCATTGAGCTTGGAAAAGAAAATTTCTTCCATAAAGACTATGATGCTACACTAAAACCGATCTATGGTGATAGTGTCAATCCAGAATCACTTGTCGTCGAAGGCGGCAAACTCTAAAAATTTAATGGCGTAAATTTTTACGCCATCTCTCTATCTTTTAAATTTAACGAATACACTTGTGAAGTTTTTTACCTGTAGGTTACACTGCATAAAATGCATGATAGACAGTATTATGTATCTAAGCAGCAAGCTAGTAGGCGAGCTCCTTGTAATAATGAGCTATTTTTAAAAAAGAATGCCAACAATAGATAGGCTACTTGTGGATTTAAATTGCATTATCCGCATGAACATTCAAAAAGGCTAAGGCGCATGTATTTTATAAATTTAAATTACAGATAGTATGTATGCAGAGGAAAAACCGCAAAAGCTAGACGAGAAAGATAAAACTTAGTTTTTGAACGTCTAAATAAAATTTTAAAAGCATTTTGGAGTAAATTTAGCCCAAAATGCTCATTGTAAGCTACATTAAGCTCTTTAGTAGATTTGTCACTTTTTGCTCGATCTCTTCTAGAAATTCCTTGCTCTTTGCTTCAAATCTAGTGACGATAACTGGCGTTGTATTTGACGCGCGCACCAGTGCCCAGCCATTTTCAAACTGAATCCTTATACCATCAATGTCGATGATATTTTTTATCTTTGGCAGGTCGCAACTCTCGTTTTTCACGCACTCTTTTAACTTGGTAACTATATTAAATTTAGCCTCGTCAGTTGTCTTTATCTTGATCTCATCGGTGCTAAA
The DNA window shown above is from Campylobacter concisus and carries:
- a CDS encoding cysteine ABC transporter substrate-binding protein encodes the protein MRKFKFFLLALIATVFLTGCGNDKGADTAKAASNEADAIAKIKERGYVRIGVFSDKPPFGYVDKDGKNQGYDIYFAKRIAKDLLGDESKVKFELVEAAGRVEVLVADKVDITLANFTKTPERAQVVDFALPYMKVSLGIVSPEGAVIKSIDELKDKTLIVNKGTTADAFFTKNYPDIKLAKYDQNTETFAALVDKRGAALAHDNALLFAWAKETPGFVVGVEALGDVDVIAPAVKKGNKVLLDWLNNEIIELGKENFFHKDYDATLKPIYGDSVNPESLVVEGGKL